The nucleotide window aattataaatattttataaagaaaacctATTAGAGTGTATGTAAGTGTCTCACTTCCAAATCAATAACCGGTTGATTGCGAAACTCGGTTAGGAAAACGGCAGCGCGCTTCGATACCGCATACTTTCGAAAGTCccaattgtatataattttagctGGTATCATCAACTGTTCAATGTCCATGCAGTTATCACAAAAGTAATTGCCACTGAATCCACAAACTctgcaaaaacaaaaggcaataaattaaaaaaaaaaatttgaagtaaTTTAAGCCAGTCTTAGTTGCAGAAACGCACTGAAAGTTCGTGTAACCAATACCCAAGGGATGTTGGCATGATTTGCAGAGGAATCCCTGTGCATCCAAGCCGGGTTGGCGCGCCAACTTGTGCATCTGCTCCAGCATTTCTTGTATTTCGCTGACATTCATGCGATCTAAATTAGAGTTGGGCACCACTTCAAAATCCAAGGTCAACTGAAATTCAAAACAACAATTAATAAGTGTCAATGCCAACAGGACATTACGCTCCACTTACACGACTATCATTTGAATCGCTACCATTATTGTCACCCTCATGCTCTGCTGCATCATCAGCATCTGCATGGTTCACACATGTGCGCTCTACGGTCAAGGCATTATTCTTTATTTGTATCTGCAGCTTCTCACGTTCATGTTTGCCCAGCAAAGTGTTGTAGCTTAGCGTGCTGGCATTACTTGAGGCACGTCTATATAAGGGCCGTTCCAAAGTGGGTGTGTTCAATTCGGACACGGATGATTCGTCTCCAGACCACGAGGTGTGCATTAAATTCATTAGTGAGTTCCCAGGCGTTACAGGCGATGATGGCTCTGTCTTATAGCCAGCTTCACCGGTTATATAGTCACGTATACGCGCTTCAGCCATTTCTCTTGATTTTTTGCGTTTCTTCTTTGATTTGTTGCCTTTAAATGCAAACTCGTTATCTGCTTGCGCATTTTTATCGTCCACTTGGCTTTGGTTTGTAGCTTCTTCTGTACTCTCTTCGCTTATCATTTGCATTTCATCGACTGCTTTTAACAGTATGTCGACATTTTCGCGTTGTGCGGCTATTTCTGCAGCGCTTGGCGACTGTAAATTGGGTAAATTCTCAATCTTTTGTGAGAAAGCTTCGCTCGTGCTTATCGGACGTGGCGTTGGCAGCATTACAACAGCTTCAGCTACCTCAGCATCTTCCACGCCAAGTGTGTCGGCAATATCAACACCACTACTTATctgcaatataaatataaaataaataaaataaatatatttcttattattaaggCGGTGATTCATTTTACCGGACATGATTTCAACGGTGGCGTCCATAGCCCTGACAATTGCAAAGCATAGTCAGGCCAGTAGTTGAGCAAACTCGAATTCACTGGCAAATTAAACTGCACAAATGCCTCGATACCCTCCATAGTCTTTGCAGCCATTTCCAGACCATCACTATCTTTGAgcaatgcaaattttttataatatggaCTTAGCAACGAATTGCCTTTACGCATGTTATTTAGATAAGCAGAAAATAGAGATTCATTCAGTGAGAGGCGTATCCAAGCGCGACATTGCCCGATTTCCGTGGTGATTTGCGAAAGCGTTTGAACCTGgaataatttgtatattatataagatataaaaaaatatctataatgTTCTACACATTATTACCTGTTCGATAACTTGCTTGTGCATAAATATCAGTAAAGGTGCCCAAAAGCTGGGCTCTGGTCGGCGTTCTTCATCGCCAGCGATTACACTAATAGTGTTCCAAAGTAATGAATCCTTAAGACCATGCAGAAAAACTGCTTCCAAAGTGGTGCATAGCGTGCTGGTAGCTTCGCAAAgctccaaactttctgcagttgttaagtaagaataaagaatatatgtatattatatatgcatatagcaatatgtgaatatgtatgtatatacactcaCCACACCCCCGCTGCTTCACTTCATATTGTATTTCACGTGAATTTTCTATGAGCGTATTTATAAGCGCTTCTTTGATAGCATTCTCACGTTTACtacaaaatttgctaaaacTGTTGAATAAAGAACTCATTGTGTTACTGCTTATTACGTTATATTTCTAGGTCAAATA belongs to Zeugodacus cucurbitae isolate PBARC_wt_2022May chromosome 6, idZeuCucr1.2, whole genome shotgun sequence and includes:
- the LOC105210930 gene encoding uncharacterized protein LOC105210930; its protein translation is MSSLFNSFSKFCSKRENAIKEALINTLIENSREIQYEVKQRGCESLELCEATSTLCTTLEAVFLHGLKDSLLWNTISVIAGDEERRPEPSFWAPLLIFMHKQVIEQVQTLSQITTEIGQCRAWIRLSLNESLFSAYLNNMRKGNSLLSPYYKKFALLKDSDGLEMAAKTMEGIEAFVQFNLPVNSSLLNYWPDYALQLSGLWTPPLKSCPISSGVDIADTLGVEDAEVAEAVVMLPTPRPISTSEAFSQKIENLPNLQSPSAAEIAAQRENVDILLKAVDEMQMISEESTEEATNQSQVDDKNAQADNEFAFKGNKSKKKRKKSREMAEARIRDYITGEAGYKTEPSSPVTPGNSLMNLMHTSWSGDESSVSELNTPTLERPLYRRASSNASTLSYNTLLGKHEREKLQIQIKNNALTVERTCVNHADADDAAEHEGDNNGSDSNDSRLTLDFEVVPNSNLDRMNVSEIQEMLEQMHKLARQPGLDAQGFLCKSCQHPLGIGYTNFQVCGFSGNYFCDNCMDIEQLMIPAKIIYNWDFRKYAVSKRAAVFLTEFRNQPVIDLELLNPAIYNASDAMADLQSLRIRLNFLRAYLYTCEPKSIQLLQLQFYGREYLYEHIHLYSISDLHLILRGTLYQQLQKAYKIGEAHVLKCPLCSVKGFICEICKSSRVLYPFHIETTYRCEICGAVFHAQCLNDQQPCPKCERRRKREELDLEEVNFAENAQNLSTSTTQIAEDVEEVPAAH